One region of Rhizobium sp. 007 genomic DNA includes:
- the nifD gene encoding nitrogenase molybdenum-iron protein alpha chain: protein MNLDYENDSAFHAQLIEEVLSQYPDKAAKRRNKHLSVATGREGAGEDVNAVSECDVKSNIKSIPGVMTIRGCAYAGSKGVVWGPIKDMVHISHGPVGCGQYSWSQRRNYYVGLTGIDTFVTMQFTSDFQEKDIVFGGDKKLEKVIDEIEELFPLNNGVTLQSECPIGLIGDDIEAVSRKKAKEHDKTIVPVRCEGFRGVSQSLGHHIANDAIRDWVFDKKDVEFESGPYDVNVIGDYNIGGDAWASRILLEEIGLRVVGNWSGDATLAEVERAPKAKLNLIHCYRSMNYICRHMEETYGIPWMEYNFFGPSQIEASLRNIAKHFGPDIEGKTEKVIAKYKPFVEAVTNKYRPRLEGKRVMLYVGGLRPRHVITAYEDLGMEIVGTGYEFAHSDDYQRTGHYIKKGTLIYDDVTGYELEKFIEGIRPDLVGSGIKEKYPVQKMGIPFRQMHSWDYSGPYHGYDGFAIFARDMDLAINNPVWGLYDAPWKKKTAPAAAVAAE from the coding sequence ATGAATCTCGACTACGAGAATGACAGTGCTTTCCATGCGCAGCTTATCGAGGAAGTGCTGTCGCAGTATCCAGACAAGGCGGCTAAGCGCCGCAATAAGCACCTCAGTGTCGCGACGGGCAGAGAGGGAGCCGGCGAGGACGTAAACGCCGTTTCCGAATGCGACGTAAAGTCGAACATCAAGTCCATTCCGGGCGTGATGACGATCCGCGGCTGCGCCTATGCCGGCTCAAAAGGTGTCGTTTGGGGTCCGATCAAGGATATGGTCCACATCTCGCATGGTCCGGTTGGCTGTGGTCAATATTCCTGGTCACAGCGCCGCAACTACTACGTCGGGCTGACAGGCATCGACACCTTCGTGACGATGCAGTTCACCTCCGACTTCCAGGAGAAGGACATCGTTTTCGGTGGCGACAAAAAGCTGGAAAAGGTCATCGACGAGATCGAGGAACTGTTTCCACTCAATAACGGCGTTACCTTGCAGTCCGAATGCCCGATCGGTCTGATTGGCGACGACATCGAGGCTGTATCCCGAAAGAAGGCCAAGGAGCACGATAAAACGATTGTGCCCGTGCGCTGCGAGGGCTTTCGTGGTGTGTCGCAATCGCTCGGCCACCACATCGCCAACGATGCGATCCGCGATTGGGTCTTCGACAAGAAGGACGTGGAATTCGAGTCCGGTCCCTACGACGTTAATGTGATAGGCGACTACAACATCGGCGGCGATGCCTGGGCCTCGCGCATCCTGCTTGAGGAGATCGGGCTGCGCGTGGTCGGCAACTGGTCTGGGGACGCAACGCTCGCAGAAGTAGAGCGTGCGCCGAAGGCCAAGCTCAACCTCATCCACTGCTACCGGTCGATGAATTACATCTGTCGGCACATGGAGGAAACGTACGGCATCCCCTGGATGGAGTACAATTTTTTCGGCCCATCCCAGATCGAAGCCTCTTTACGCAACATAGCCAAGCATTTCGGACCAGACATCGAGGGCAAGACCGAGAAGGTCATCGCCAAGTACAAGCCCTTCGTCGAGGCTGTGACCAACAAGTACCGGCCTCGCCTCGAGGGCAAGAGGGTGATGCTTTACGTCGGCGGATTGCGCCCCCGTCACGTCATCACGGCCTACGAGGACCTCGGCATGGAGATCGTCGGCACCGGCTACGAATTCGCCCACAGCGACGACTATCAGCGCACCGGTCATTACATCAAGAAAGGCACGCTGATCTACGACGATGTGACCGGTTACGAACTGGAGAAGTTTATCGAGGGGATTCGGCCCGATCTCGTCGGCTCCGGCATCAAAGAGAAATACCCGGTACAGAAGATGGGCATCCCGTTCCGTCAGATGCACTCTTGGGATTATTCCGGCCCGTATCACGGCTATGACGGTTTCGCCATTTTCGCCCGCGACATGGATCTGGCCATCAACAATCCGGTCTGGGGCCTCTACGACGCGCCCTGGAAAAAAAAGACGGCGCCCGCGGCGGCAGTTGCAGCCGAATGA
- the nifK gene encoding nitrogenase molybdenum-iron protein subunit beta has protein sequence MPQSADKVLDHAPLFREPEYRQMFTEKKLNFECPHPDQIVTDQREFTKSWAYRAKNLAREALVVNPAKACQPLGAVFAAAGFERTMSFVHGSQGCVAYYRSHLSRHFKEPSSAVSSSMTEDAAVFGGLKNMVDGLANTYKLYDPKMIAVSTTCMAEVIGDDLHGFIENAKNEGSVPRDFDVPFAHTPAFVGSHVDGYDSMVKGVLEHFWKGTKRTEVAACVNIIPGFDGFCVGNNRELKRLLNLMRVTYVFIQDAADQFDTPSDGEFRMYDGGTKIEDVKAALNAEATVSLQHYNTRKTLEYCKEVGQATASFHYPLGVKATDEFLMKISEISRREIPEPIRLERGRLVDAMADSQSWLHGKKYAIYGDPDFVYAMASFIMETGGEPTHCLATNGTPAWEAEMKELFVSSPFGKDAQVWAGKDLWAMRSLLFTEPVDLLIGNSYGKYLERDTGTPLIRLTFPIFDRHHHHRFPLMGYQGGLHVLTTILDKIFDKLDRETMQPGVTDYSYDLTR, from the coding sequence ATGCCGCAATCGGCCGACAAAGTTCTCGACCATGCTCCCCTGTTCCGCGAGCCGGAATACAGGCAAATGTTTACCGAGAAGAAGCTAAACTTCGAATGTCCACACCCGGATCAGATCGTTACTGATCAACGCGAATTCACCAAGAGCTGGGCATATCGCGCAAAAAACCTGGCCCGCGAAGCGCTTGTCGTGAACCCCGCCAAGGCATGCCAGCCGCTCGGAGCGGTTTTCGCAGCGGCTGGATTTGAGCGGACGATGTCGTTTGTCCATGGCAGTCAGGGTTGCGTTGCCTATTACCGATCGCACCTGTCGCGACATTTCAAGGAACCGTCATCCGCGGTATCGTCGTCCATGACAGAAGACGCGGCTGTATTTGGCGGCTTGAAGAATATGGTCGACGGGCTCGCCAATACCTATAAGCTCTACGACCCGAAGATGATCGCGGTCTCGACCACCTGTATGGCAGAGGTCATCGGCGACGACCTGCACGGCTTTATTGAAAACGCCAAGAACGAAGGTTCCGTCCCGCGTGACTTCGACGTGCCCTTCGCCCACACGCCGGCCTTCGTCGGCAGCCATGTCGATGGGTACGATAGCATGGTGAAAGGGGTGCTGGAGCATTTCTGGAAGGGCACGAAGCGCACCGAAGTCGCTGCTTGCGTAAACATCATTCCTGGCTTCGATGGGTTCTGCGTTGGCAACAATCGCGAGTTGAAACGCCTGCTCAACCTGATGCGGGTAACCTACGTGTTCATCCAGGACGCCGCCGACCAGTTCGATACGCCTTCCGACGGTGAGTTTCGCATGTATGACGGAGGCACCAAGATCGAGGACGTGAAGGCGGCGCTGAATGCTGAGGCAACAGTGTCGCTGCAGCACTACAATACTCGCAAGACGCTGGAATATTGCAAAGAGGTTGGACAGGCGACGGCCTCATTCCACTATCCGCTCGGCGTCAAGGCGACCGACGAATTCCTGATGAAAATTTCGGAGATTTCCAGGAGGGAAATCCCCGAGCCAATCCGGTTGGAGCGTGGCCGACTGGTCGACGCAATGGCAGACAGCCAGTCCTGGCTGCACGGCAAGAAATACGCGATCTACGGCGACCCGGACTTCGTCTACGCCATGGCGAGCTTCATCATGGAGACCGGTGGCGAGCCAACGCATTGCCTCGCCACCAACGGCACCCCAGCCTGGGAAGCCGAGATGAAGGAACTGTTCGTATCTTCGCCCTTCGGCAAGGATGCACAGGTGTGGGCCGGCAAGGATCTCTGGGCAATGCGATCACTTCTGTTCACCGAGCCGGTGGACCTGCTGATCGGCAATTCCTATGGCAAGTATCTTGAGCGTGACACCGGCACGCCACTGATCCGACTGACGTTTCCGATCTTCGACCGGCACCATCACCATCGGTTTCCCCTCATGGGCTACCAAGGCGGGCTGCATGTCTTGACGACCATCCTCGACAAGATCTTTGACAAGCTCGATCGCGAGACGATGCAGCCGGGTGTGACGGACTACTCTTATGACCTCACTCGCTAA